One genomic window of Gammaproteobacteria bacterium includes the following:
- a CDS encoding methyltransferase — protein sequence MKFATWFQNLPNKMTPPPFRLLQIGAVFWQSRVLYVAARLDIASVIGNDAVSADVIAERVAADPDAIYRLLRMLASMGIFEQTGRQFRNNKTSAFLREDSPQCVRAMILMHNSPEMSRPWYEQLEQGVRTGEAPFRLTHGEALYDYMDTHPEFDRLFSRAMDSVEVLLGDAFATDFDWGRFGRIIDVGGSKGSKSLSILKHHPNLEALVVDRARVIEEGKDFWNGKESPALLSRLHFQPGDVLDSVPAAQDARDIYLLSAVFHGFDDETCRRALKNLATACGGSGASIAVMEMVLDASQPDYTGTSFDMQMFMGTRGRERTLNEWQHLFSSSGLALQEVIDLQSVAKILVLQVAKR from the coding sequence ATGAAATTCGCCACCTGGTTTCAAAACCTGCCGAACAAAATGACACCACCGCCGTTTCGGCTGTTGCAGATCGGTGCCGTATTCTGGCAATCCCGCGTGCTGTACGTTGCGGCCCGCCTGGATATCGCCTCAGTGATCGGCAATGACGCCGTCTCCGCCGACGTAATCGCCGAGCGCGTTGCTGCCGACCCCGACGCCATCTACCGCCTGCTGCGCATGCTGGCCTCCATGGGGATATTCGAGCAAACCGGAAGACAATTCAGAAACAACAAAACCTCGGCCTTCCTGCGTGAGGACAGCCCACAATGCGTGCGGGCCATGATTCTGATGCACAACTCTCCGGAGATGAGCCGCCCCTGGTATGAACAGCTCGAACAGGGTGTAAGAACGGGCGAAGCCCCTTTCAGGTTGACCCATGGCGAAGCGCTCTACGACTACATGGACACGCACCCCGAATTCGACCGCCTGTTCTCCCGAGCCATGGACAGCGTCGAAGTGCTCCTCGGTGATGCGTTTGCCACCGACTTCGATTGGGGGCGGTTCGGACGGATTATCGACGTCGGCGGTTCGAAAGGCAGCAAATCACTGTCCATTCTCAAACATCATCCGAATCTGGAGGCGCTGGTGGTGGACCGCGCCCGGGTCATCGAGGAAGGGAAAGATTTCTGGAATGGAAAGGAATCGCCCGCCCTGCTCTCACGTCTGCATTTCCAACCCGGAGATGTATTGGATTCCGTTCCGGCTGCGCAAGACGCCAGGGATATTTACCTGCTCAGTGCCGTTTTTCACGGCTTCGACGACGAAACCTGCCGCAGGGCCCTGAAAAACCTTGCCACCGCCTGCGGCGGCTCGGGGGCATCGATCGCCGTCATGGAGATGGTGCTCGATGCATCGCAGCCCGATTACACCGGCACCTCGTTCGATATGCAGATGTTCATGGGAACCCGGGGACGCGAACGCACACTGAACGAGTGGCAGCACCTGTTCAGCAGCAGCGGCCTGGCATTGCAGGAGGTCATAGACCTGCAGTCGGTGGCGAAAATTCTGGTATTGCAGGTCGCGAAACGTTAG
- a CDS encoding dihydrofolate reductase family protein, with protein MKVSVFVATSLDGFIARTNGELDWLPDDSDEDYGFQAFLDSVDALIMGRHTYEQVLRFGVWPYDETPVIVLSTGQLDIAPHLSGTVESMSASPQEVIERLAERGAGHVYVDGGQTIQGFLAAGLVQQFTVTRVPILLGRGIPLFGALPHDVRLHHVDTRAFPDGLVQSRYKIAN; from the coding sequence ATGAAGGTATCGGTCTTCGTCGCCACCAGTCTGGACGGCTTTATCGCCCGCACCAATGGGGAACTCGATTGGCTGCCCGACGACAGCGACGAGGATTACGGTTTCCAGGCCTTCCTCGATTCCGTCGATGCACTGATCATGGGGCGCCACACCTATGAACAGGTATTGCGTTTCGGCGTGTGGCCGTACGACGAAACGCCTGTCATCGTCCTGAGTACCGGCCAGCTGGACATCGCTCCGCACCTTTCAGGCACCGTGGAATCGATGTCGGCTTCCCCGCAGGAGGTGATCGAACGACTCGCCGAACGCGGCGCCGGACACGTCTATGTCGATGGCGGCCAGACCATTCAAGGCTTTCTCGCGGCCGGGCTCGTCCAACAGTTCACCGTCACACGTGTCCCGATCCTGTTGGGCAGGGGTATCCCCCTGTTCGGTGCATTGCCGCACGACGTCCGACTGCACCACGTCGATACCCGGGCGTTTCCGGACGGGCTGGTGCAATCCCGCTATAAGATCGCGAACTGA